A window of Zingiber officinale cultivar Zhangliang chromosome 5A, Zo_v1.1, whole genome shotgun sequence contains these coding sequences:
- the LOC121982800 gene encoding uncharacterized protein LOC121982800 has product MEKDERTAAECPAFDSMEDLQLSEPLSNGGATELIDVLAAPLPGTKRQRHPSVRLGEIGDQPAAIPSDPLMQRPKQWKLSAPGYHAKPRVFHHRLPSKTCQIVAKLDSRGDDGPGTLPPLLPTLPDNGVLLSVDDSLDSLVPGVIKVRRDLKSWRGARRVQSNWVLKADEGMEDADFKTSGGEDAANDGFTEGSDSLSRRRTRGRVRVSDSRGTGPVVEGEAPSDMDGVEWIDPNGFCHSEEDGGVRSWLKELGLSRYAPIFEIHEVDDEVLPLLTLDDLKDEIPISQISGGLLVDACGFLVGAVRK; this is encoded by the coding sequence ATGGAGAAGGACGAACGGACAGCGGCGGAGTGCCCGGCGTTCGATTCGATGGAGGATCTCCAACTGTCGGAGCCACTGTCCAATGGCGGCGCGACCGAGCTGATTGATGTACTGGCCGCGCCTTTACCCGGTACCAAGCGGCAGCGTCACCCTAGCGTGCGCCTTGGGGAGATTGGCGACCAGCCCGCTGCCATTCCCTCGGATCCCCTAATGCAGCGGCCTAAACAGTGGAAGCTTTCAGCTCCCGGATATCACGCCAAGCCCCGTGTTTTCCACCATAGACTGCCTTCCAAGACTTGTCAGATTGTTGCCAAACTTGACTCTCGCGGTGACGACGGGCCGGGCACCCTCCCTCCTCTGCTTCCGACTCTGCCCGACAACGGAGTTCTCCTCTCTGTCGACGATAGCCTCGACTCGCTCGTGCCGGGAGTAATTAAGGTCCGGCGTGATCTGAAGTCGTGGCGGGGTGCAAGGCGGGTTCAATCAAACTGGGTCTTGAAGGCGGATGAAGGCATGGAAGACGCAGATTTCAAAACTAGTGGCGGAGAGGATGCTGCAAATGATGGGTTTACGGAAGGGTCTGATAGCCTGTCTCGCAGGAGGACCAGGGGAAGGGTTAGGGTTTCGGATAGTAGGGGCACTGGTCCTGTTGTGGAAGGGGAAGCCCCTTCAGATATGGATGGGGTAGAATGGATTGACCCGAACGGGTTTTGCCATTCTGAAGAGGATGGCGGAGTGCGGTCATGGCTCAAGGAACTGGGACTGAGTAGGTATGCCCCTATTTTTGAGATACATGAAGTGGATGACGAGGTGCTACCATTGCTGACTCTGGACGATCTGAAAGATGAGATCCCCATCTCTCAGATCAGCGGTGGGCTCCTCGTGGATGCGTGTGGCTTCCTGGTGGGAGCGGTCAGGAAGTGA
- the LOC121982794 gene encoding putative ripening-related protein 1: MACSDSPLFPLITMLLVAALVLVHPAASYRPLIGACHASGYLPGKSGHCDPGFDSDCCQPGKSYPQYRCSPPVSSSTRAQLTVNCFEENCDGGAPSECDGQYHSDKDMVVALSTGWYHGGSRCHKMIRINGNGRSVAAKVVDECDSVNGCDDDHDFQPPCPNNVVDASPAVWAALGIDTDVGVYDITWSDE; this comes from the coding sequence ATGGCTTGTTCTGATTCTCCTCTGTTTCCACTCATCACCATGTTGCTCGTTGCAGCTTTAGTGCTCGTCCATCCAGCCGCCTCCTACCGCCCGCTTATCGGAGCCTGCCACGCCAGCGGTTACCTACCCGGAAAGTCCGGACACTGTGACCCCGGATTCGACTCCGACTGCTGCCAGCCTGGCAAATCCTACCCGCAGTATCGCTGCTCGCCGCCCGTCTCCAGCAGCACTCGCGCTCAGTTGACCGTCAACTGCTTCGAGGAGAACTGCGATGGCGGCGCCCCCTCGGAGTGCGACGGCCAGTACCACAGCGACAAGGACATGGTGGTGGCGCTGTCGACGGGGTGGTACCACGGCGGCAGCCGCTGCCACAAGATGATCAGGATCAACGGGAACGGTAGGAGCGTGGCGGCGAAGGTGGTGGACGAGTGCGACTCTGTGAATGGGTGCGACGACGACCACGACTTCCAGCCTCCCTGCCCCAACAACGTGGTGGACGCTTCGCCGGCGGTGTGGGCGGCGCTGGGAATCGATACCGACGTGGGGGTTTATGACATCACTTGGTCCGATGAGTGA
- the LOC121979289 gene encoding membrane steroid-binding protein 1-like, with product MAAAASAAWETLTQTVEAYTGLSPASFFTVLALAVAIYFTVAGFFDTQPAAQREHVHERKVAEREPLEPPVQLGEVAEEELLAYDGSDPKKPLLMAIKGQIYDVTQSRMFYGPGGPYALFAGKDASRALAKMSFEPKDLTGDLSGLGPFELEALQDWEYKFISKYVKVGTIKKNVSGPPIDEGPYASAPNATEQAAQVTEGTSSPADHEARTKDVSTDPDATEPKEN from the exons ATGGCGGCAGCGGCGTCGGCGGCGTGGGAGACGCTGACGCAGACAGTGGAGGCGTACACAGGGCTTTCGCCGGCTTCGTTCTTTACGGTGCTGGCTTTGGCAGTGGCGATCTACTTCACGGTGGCGGGGTTCTTCGACACCCAGCCAGCGGCCCAGCGGGAGCACGTACACGAGCGCAAGGTGGCGGAACGGGAACCCCTCGAGCCGCCAGTGCAGCTCGGGGAGGTCGCCGAAGAAGAGCTCCTTGCCTACGACGGATCCGACCCCAAGAAACCGCTTCTGATGGCTATCAAGGGCCAGATCTATGACGTCACTCAGAGCAG GATGTTTTATGGACCAGGTGGACCATATGCACTCTTTGCCGGTAAAGACGCCAGTAGAGCATTAGCAAAGATGTCATTCGAACCAAAGGATTTGACTGGTGATCTCTCTGGTCTTGGTCCCTTTGAGCTCGAGGCCCTCCAGGACTGGGAATATAAGTTCATAAGCAAGTATGTGAAGGTGGGTACAATAAAGAAGAACGTGTCTGGGCCACCAATAGATGAAGGGCCATATGCTAGTGCACCCAATGCAACAGAACAAGCTGCTCAAGTCACTGAAGGAACTAGCAGTCCAGCTGATCATGAAGCACGAACAAAGGACGTTTCTACTGATCCTGATGCAACTGAACCGAAGGAAAATTAA